One Actinomycetota bacterium DNA window includes the following coding sequences:
- a CDS encoding DNA-formamidopyrimidine glycosylase family protein, whose product MPELPEVEALARFLDERTTGSGIASLVLASVSALKTFDPPLAALVGQRVKGVSRLGKFLDMSTDSGLHLVWHLSRSGWVQWRDEVSLAQVKMGKGPLALRLSCVNDGEPAGGFDVTEASTQKRLAVHVVRDPMKIPGVARLGPDALSAELTLDAFSAILAEAGRAQIKGVLRNQSVIAGIGNAYSDEILHSARLSPFHPCNSLTPDEISSLYAAMRTELTTAIENSVGHGTGSLKAEKKSNLAVHGRAGQTCPTCGDLVREVSFADSALQYCPTCQTGGKLLADRRTSKFLK is encoded by the coding sequence ATGCCAGAACTGCCCGAGGTAGAGGCGCTTGCTCGATTTCTTGACGAGCGTACGACCGGGTCTGGAATTGCGAGCTTGGTGTTGGCGAGCGTGAGCGCCCTCAAGACATTTGATCCGCCTCTCGCCGCGCTCGTGGGGCAGCGCGTCAAAGGGGTGTCCCGCCTGGGCAAGTTCCTGGACATGTCGACCGACTCGGGCTTGCATCTGGTATGGCACCTGTCAAGGTCCGGATGGGTGCAGTGGCGTGACGAGGTGTCCTTGGCCCAGGTCAAGATGGGCAAGGGGCCACTGGCGCTTCGACTGTCGTGTGTCAATGACGGCGAACCGGCCGGCGGATTCGATGTGACCGAGGCGAGCACCCAGAAGCGGCTCGCGGTCCACGTTGTTCGCGACCCAATGAAGATCCCCGGAGTCGCGCGTCTGGGGCCCGATGCACTGTCTGCAGAACTCACTCTGGATGCCTTCAGCGCGATCCTGGCTGAAGCAGGCCGAGCCCAGATCAAGGGCGTGCTGCGCAACCAGTCCGTTATCGCCGGAATCGGAAATGCCTACAGCGACGAGATTCTGCACTCCGCTCGACTCTCACCATTTCACCCGTGCAACTCGCTTACGCCGGATGAAATCTCCTCCCTTTACGCGGCGATGCGCACCGAGCTGACCACTGCAATCGAGAACAGCGTCGGTCATGGCACGGGTTCCCTGAAAGCGGAGAAGAAGTCCAATTTGGCCGTGCACGGAAGGGCGGGGCAGACCTGCCCAACGTGTGGTGATCTCGTGCGCGAGGTGTCGTTTGCTGA
- a CDS encoding lipocalin-like domain-containing protein: protein MTRGRGKSRYITASAIVVALSVTAALGSTASQAATSSPAPTAAPVPTPIPPSSVVLSLPKDMYLHPGAPTEWWWHTGTLRAGKRTFGFEINAASFAGQGFGFSQISVTDVAKQRHYKRTTSYLPPGNFSPSTWAQSDPSKPWYARLGDAANKLGGVQLTNAGSGYTAAPTVTITGDGSGASATAQLNSNGGVSGIVLTSPGKGYTTPPKVTITGNGTGAKAVAFPTYVSMAAPAADPTKNMRVQALLTDDPSMTPVTLDLTLSQKGRPFFVWGTGVNPGATGTSVQNNNYYFSLTNLQAKGAITIDGKKFPVQGITWMDHEYGAFGTAANPVQWILQDMQLDNGFSISNVGVVGEGQTPTLNKAMVGYATLQAANGDTYLVGSTVTPFGRTWKSPDSGDTYFTQFRVQIPSFGADIVVTTLMDAQEFPSASGSGSVYEGVAKAKGIFKGKAVGGTAWIEQTF from the coding sequence ATGACACGAGGTCGCGGCAAGTCGCGGTACATCACAGCAAGCGCAATCGTCGTAGCCCTCAGCGTCACCGCCGCGTTGGGCAGCACTGCAAGCCAAGCAGCGACGAGTTCCCCAGCGCCGACCGCGGCTCCAGTGCCGACACCCATTCCACCAAGTTCAGTCGTGTTGTCCTTGCCCAAGGACATGTACCTGCACCCAGGTGCGCCAACCGAGTGGTGGTGGCATACCGGCACCTTGCGCGCCGGCAAGCGGACCTTCGGCTTCGAGATCAACGCGGCATCCTTCGCTGGACAGGGCTTCGGCTTCTCGCAGATCTCGGTCACAGATGTGGCAAAGCAACGTCACTACAAGCGGACAACGTCGTATCTACCGCCGGGGAACTTCTCGCCAAGCACGTGGGCGCAGTCGGATCCAAGTAAGCCTTGGTATGCGCGCCTCGGCGATGCCGCGAACAAGCTCGGCGGCGTGCAACTCACCAATGCTGGCTCCGGTTACACCGCTGCTCCGACCGTCACGATTACAGGTGACGGCAGTGGCGCTTCAGCAACGGCGCAGCTCAACAGCAATGGTGGCGTTTCGGGGATCGTGCTCACTTCGCCTGGCAAGGGTTACACCACTCCACCGAAGGTCACCATCACAGGCAACGGCACAGGTGCAAAGGCAGTCGCCTTCCCCACCTATGTGTCGATGGCTGCTCCAGCCGCAGACCCCACTAAGAACATGCGCGTGCAGGCACTGCTGACCGATGATCCCTCGATGACGCCAGTCACACTCGATCTCACCCTGTCTCAGAAGGGCCGACCCTTCTTCGTCTGGGGAACCGGCGTGAATCCGGGTGCAACGGGTACGAGTGTGCAGAACAACAACTACTACTTCTCCCTGACGAATCTGCAAGCCAAGGGTGCGATCACCATTGACGGCAAGAAGTTCCCGGTCCAGGGAATCACTTGGATGGACCATGAGTACGGCGCATTTGGCACCGCTGCAAATCCAGTCCAGTGGATCCTGCAGGACATGCAGCTCGACAATGGCTTCTCAATCTCCAATGTCGGTGTCGTCGGCGAAGGGCAGACGCCCACTCTCAACAAGGCGATGGTCGGCTACGCGACTCTCCAGGCTGCCAACGGCGACACCTACCTCGTTGGCAGCACGGTCACACCATTCGGACGGACTTGGAAGAGCCCAGACAGCGGCGACACATACTTCACACAGTTCCGCGTTCAGATTCCGTCCTTTGGGGCAGACATCGTTGTCACAACTCTGATGGACGCACAGGAGTTCCCCAGCGCCAGTGGGAGCGGCTCTGTCTACGAGGGCGTCGCCAAGGCCAAGGGCATCTTCAAGGGCAAGGCTGTTGGGGGAACAGCGTGGATTGAGCAGACCTTCTAG